DNA sequence from the Paenibacillus azoreducens genome:
CGTGACAACAAAAATTATCTTATCAGATTTTTTTGAACATGACAAGTCCTATTACAAAATTTTTTATTCAAGCATTTCAGATGGCGTTTGCCCATTAATTATGCATAAGTTGCACCGCAACGTGGGTATCTTATGATTGGCGTTTCGCATAAGGGATTGAACTTTAGGTCCCTTGCCACAATACACATCAAAAGGAGATCATTAACGATGGCTAAACCTGATAACCGTGCCGATAACGCGGAGAAAATCCAAAACGCAATCGATAACACCCGCGATAACATCCAAGCAACCAATGATTATCTGGATGAGCATGCAGACGAAATCAACGGAGAAGAACTGCATAATCTTAAACATAAAAACGAAAAACGCAAAAGAGCCATTGAAGGCTTTGAAGCGGAATACCAAGACGAAAAGAACCAATAGAGGTCGGAGAGAGAGGGATACCCTCACTTCGTTCGGGAATGCGACGCGTTCCTACCGAAGCTTATCCTCCGACGCCCCCTCTTCCGAGGGTTCTCATCCCTTTACAGCAAAAAGCTCCCAACGCATTCGCGCGGGAGCTTCTTAACGGTGTATTTCAACGGAGAGAGAGGGATACCCTCACTTCGTTCGGGACTGCGACGCCGTTCCTACCGAAGCTTATCCTCCGACGCCCCCTCTTCCGAGGGTTCCCATCCCTTTACAGCAAGAAGCTCCCAACGCATTCGCGCGGGAGCTTCTATTCGATGTATTTCTTAAACGGAGAGAGAGGGATTCGAACCCTCGCACCGCTTACGCAGTCTAACCCCTTAGCAGAGGGTCCCCTTATAGCCACTTGGGTATCTCTCCAAGAAATGGCTCCCCGAACAGGACTCGAACCTGTGACAACTCGATTAACAGTCGAGTGCTCTACCAACTGAGCTATCAGGGAACGTTTACAATGTGATAACACTCATTAATTTATCATGATTTCTTGGGAGAGTCAAGCGTCTGCTGCCGAAGTTTCCCCCTGCATTTTCCGCACCTGAAACGTCTGGTATCCACCTTCCGTTTACGCATATATTTCATTCCGCATTCTTGGCATATAAGCACATAACGATACGGCAGCTCTCTTCTGCCGCCGCGGTCTGGCAGCGAACTGCAAAACCGGCTCCCTCCTACTTGGCGAAGAAGCAGTTTAAAATCCCGGTCACGATGCTTGTATCCTCTTCCCGCCAAATGCAGGTGGTAGTGGCAAAGCTCATGCTTGATGATTTTCTCCACTTCTTCCCTGCCGTTTTGCTCCAATTGATGAGGATTAATTTCAATATTATGGCTTTGGGTAAAATAACGGCCTCCTGTTGAAGTTAATCTCTTGTTAAAGGTCGCCTGATGCCGGAACGGAACGCCAAAGCTGTCCAGCGACACTTTTTCGACCCAGGCCTGCAATTCTTCATTGCTCATGATCGGCATAACTCCTCGCTTACTCCCTTTCCGGTTTTCCTTCTCCCGCCTTGTTTGAACCATTCGGGAATGTTACTTGAATTTTAACTTCCGCCTAAGCTACACTGTCAAGTAAAGAGTGATTAAGCATCGACAAACAAGCTGCAAGTACGAAAGGGAGAATCTTTCATGCCAAACATGCGTTACGTCATTTTACAGCGGGGAGACAAGCTCCAATATGTGGAGATGCCTGCCGATTACGCTTATCAGCTCAGCGCGCTGAACTTGAGGCTGAATAAAGAGGTCGGGAAGCTTACCGCCGAAGGTACGCCGGAGCTTCCGCTCGCCGTGGCCGAATGCGACCGTCTCGAGTTGCTGCAGGAAAACGCCGCGACCATAAGCGGCCTTGATTACATTAACGAATTGGAACAGGCATTTGCTTCCCTCAAAGAATCCAATTACCCGCTGATCTCCCTGCTCACGGAAATCCGCGCCCTGCAGGCGCAGCTGGAGCAGTGGTACGAAGAAGAAGTCATGTAGACCTGCACGCTTTGGGCTTTTTCTCCATATGCTATCCATACAGACGGTTTAGCAAGAGGAGGAGATACCCTTGCCGCAATGGCTCTGCAATCAACTGAAACGCGCCTTTCGCAAGAAGGACAGACGCCAGATCAAGCTGCTGAATGATTGCTGGTTTTTTTACCGGAATTCAGCTAGCGAAGATTCGGATCATTCCGAAGCTTTTCATCCATAACCTAACCAAGAAAAACCAAGCCGGACGCGAATTGTCCGGCTTCTTTTTGCGCCTGAAAATAGCTCCCTTTATTCAAAGCTTCTTGTCGCCGGCCAGGAGCCCTGGAGTTTGCGTAAAAAAACAATTTGTCCAGTATGGTAGGAATCATGCGTTATTAAGCACAGAAAGTGCTGGGAATTGGCCTCAAGCTCATCTTCTGGCAAACGCTCAAGCTCGCTCCGTAATGCCGCATGCGCTTCAAAAAGCTCGTTCTTGGCGTATTCCCAGTCCTCGCTGCTGGCTACTGGAAACCTGAAGGTCTCATCATTGCTTAGGTTGAATGAATCCGAAGTCCCCCGCAAGCGTGCAAGTAAACGCTCCTTATAGTAGAGAAGATGCTGGACATTTTCCCAAATGCTGTTGGCCGCACCTTCTGCAGGTTTCCACAACACCTGCTCCAACGATACGTCTTTAAGCGCAGGTTGCAGCGGAGGGTACCACCCCTCTTCTTCCATACAAAAATCCCAATTTTGCAGCAGCATATTCCGGATACTCATCCCAATCGCCTCCATTCAATGTAACCACCATAATAGATAAAGGTAGTTACAAAGACAATAACATACCCCATCATTCCGTACAATCTGCACTTTTCTTTAAAAAATTCTCTCCCATCCTGTTGGCAGCAGCAAAAGGTAGCAAAAGCCATTCGGGGTTGCTACAATGCTCTTATAGAAAGGATGACCTCAATGCTTTGGGATGATTTTGTGAACAGCCATTGGCATGATTGGCGGGGGAGCGGACGCTCCGAGGATCGGTTAGAACAAGAGAAATGGCTTCGCCAGTTTATGCGGCAGGACGGCATTTCCGCCGCCGATCTCCCGGACAAAAAGGAATTACGCGAGCTAAAGCGACTCCGTGCCTTCCTGTTCGATATGATCCGCCATATTGCCGCCGGAGAAGCCATAACGGAACAGCATATCGGGATGCTTAACGGCTGGATGGACAAAGCACCTGTATACCGCAAGCTGACGTGCATCACCGATCAAACCATCAGTCTCGCTTACATTCCGGCAAACGCCAATTGGACGCAAAGCATGGCTGAAATTGCAGCCTCATTTGCGTCTGTGCTGGAGAAAGGCGAGACGTCCAGAATCCGCATATGCGACAATCCGGACTGCCTATGGGTATATTATGATGATACGCGCAACCGTTCCAAACGGTACTGCGATGATAAAATGTGCGGAAATCTGATGAAGGTGCGGCGCTTCCGGGCTAAAAAGAAGCTCTCCACGCATGTTTCAAGGGATTCGGAGCAATCCGGCAAAGAATAACACTTTCCTAAAAAGAATATGATTAAATAAGCCCCCATCAGTCCGATTTTTTTGAAAGGGGCTTATTTTTTTGTTTTTTTACTGCTGGTCTTTCGGCTTACGCATGGTGAGTCCGACACGGCCTTTTTTCAAATCAACGTTCAACACCCATACCGTCACGTTATCCCCCACGGATACAACGTCCATCGGATGCTTTACGTAACCTTCGCTAAGCTGCGAGATATGCACCAGACCGTCGCTTTTAATGCCGATATCCACAAACGCGCCGAAGTCGATAACGTTCCGTACCGTTCCTTGCAGTTCCATGCCCGGCAGCAAATCCTCGATTTTAAGCACGTCCGTCCGGAAAATAGGCAGTGGAAGCTCCTCGCGCGGGTCGCGTCCCGGACGCTGCAAGCTCTCCAAAATATCGCGCAATGTCGGCACGCCAACCTCCAGCGCCTCTGCAAGCTCACCTACATGCTGCTGCCCAAGCAGATCCGACAGTTCCTGCGTTCCAAGTTTGTCCATACCGATGGCAAGCTCCTTGAATAGCCGGTCGACAACAGGGTAGGATTCCGGGTGAATCGGCGTGCGGTCCAACGGGTTGTCCCCTTCCGTAATCCGCATGAAGCCGATACATTGTTCATAGGTTTTCGCGCCAAGACGCGGCACATTTTGGAGTTCCTTGCGGTTGTTGAATTTTCCGTTCGAATCGCGGTATTTCACGATGTTTTTGGCAAGGGTTGCATTGATGCCAGCCACATAAGACAAAAGCGACGGCGAAGCCGTGTTCACGTCCACCCCGACATGGTTAACGGCTGATTCCACGACGGCCTTGAGGCTTTCGTCCAGATGCTTTTGCGAAACGTCATGCTGGTATTGGCCGACGCCAATCGCCTTCGGCTCAATCTTCACCAGCTCCGCGAGCGGGTCCTGTACCCGGCGGGCAATGGAAACCGCGCTCCGTTCCGCAACGTCAAGATCCGGGAATTCCTCTTGCGCCAGCTTGGATGCCGAATATACGCTCGCGCCCGCTTCATTGACGATCAAATAAGCCAGTTCCACCCCGTCCATCTCGCCGATCACTTCGGCCACGAACTGTTCGGTTTCCCGTGAAGCCGTGCCGTTGCCAATGACGATCAATTGGATGCCGTACTTCGTAATCAGCTCGTGGAACTTCTCTGCGGCCTCTTTCCGCTTGTTGTTCGGAGGGGTTGGATAGGTAACAGCCACCTCCAACAGTTTGCCCGTATCGTCCACTACAGCCAGCTTGCAGCCGGTTCGGTAGGCAGGGTCCACACCCAATACGCATCTGCCCTTTACAGGCGGCTGCAGCAGCAGACTCCGCAAATTGCCGGAAAAGATGGAAATCGCCTGGTTTTCCCCTTTTTCCGTCAGCTCCGCACGGATTTCCCGTTCGATCGAAGGCGCGATCAGCCGTTTATAGGCATCTTCAATCACGGCCGTAAGCACATCCCGCACGATGGATGTCCCTTTGACGATCTGGCGAGCCATAAAGTTATGGATCGGATCTGCCGCTACCTCAAGGCTTACCTTCAGCACGTTTTCGCGTTCTCCCCGATTGATGGCCAAAATCCGGTGAGGCGGCATTTTTTTGGCAAGCTCCCGGTAGTTGTAATAATTCTCATATACCGATTCCTGATCCGCATCCTTGGCTTCTGAAGTCAACATGGCATGATCCATCGTATAGCGGCGCACCCAGGAACGGATGGCAGCGTCGTCCGCCATATTTTCCGCCAAAATATCCATCGCTCCGGCAATGGCGTCCTCCGGGCTTTCCACGCCTTTTTCGGCATCGACATATTTGGATGCTTCTTGTTTAAGATCCCCTTGCTTCGGCTGCTCCATGATCCAAATTGCAAGCGGCTCGAGCCCCTTTTCTTTGGCCACGCTGGCGCGGGTTTTGCGCTTTTGCCGGTAAGGACGGTACAAATCCTCCACTTCCTGCAGCTTGACTGCCTTCTCGATCGACGATTTGAGCTCTTCCGTCAATTTGCCCTGTTCATCGATAATTCGAATGACTTCGCGTTTCCGTTCCTCCAGATTGCGCAAATAAGTTACCCGCTCTTCAATGCTGCGCAGTTGGTTTTCATCCAATTCCCCGGTCATTTCCTTCCGGTAACGTGCGATAAACGGAATCGTGTTGCCTTCATCAAGCAGTTCCACGGTCGTCCGGATTTGTTTCAGCGAAAGCTGCAATTCCTTAGCGGTCTGTTTTACGATGCGCTCCAGTTCCTGTGCTTTCTGTTCTTCTATATTCATTTCCAAAATTACCTTATCCGTCATAAAAAAATCCCTCTTTCCCCGTATCAATCGCGATTAAGCGTGAATAATGCAAATTCAGTTATATTTCGTTCGGTAGACATCG
Encoded proteins:
- the tlp gene encoding small acid-soluble spore protein Tlp, which gives rise to MAKPDNRADNAEKIQNAIDNTRDNIQATNDYLDEHADEINGEELHNLKHKNEKRKRAIEGFEAEYQDEKNQ
- a CDS encoding SprT family protein — protein: MSNEELQAWVEKVSLDSFGVPFRHQATFNKRLTSTGGRYFTQSHNIEINPHQLEQNGREEVEKIIKHELCHYHLHLAGRGYKHRDRDFKLLLRQVGGSRFCSSLPDRGGRRELPYRYVLICQECGMKYMRKRKVDTRRFRCGKCRGKLRQQTLDSPKKS
- a CDS encoding hydrolase/acyltransferase gives rise to the protein MPNMRYVILQRGDKLQYVEMPADYAYQLSALNLRLNKEVGKLTAEGTPELPLAVAECDRLELLQENAATISGLDYINELEQAFASLKESNYPLISLLTEIRALQAQLEQWYEEEVM
- the cmpA gene encoding cortex morphogenetic protein CmpA translates to MPQWLCNQLKRAFRKKDRRQIKLLNDCWFFYRNSASEDSDHSEAFHP
- a CDS encoding DinB family protein, which codes for MSIRNMLLQNWDFCMEEEGWYPPLQPALKDVSLEQVLWKPAEGAANSIWENVQHLLYYKERLLARLRGTSDSFNLSNDETFRFPVASSEDWEYAKNELFEAHAALRSELERLPEDELEANSQHFLCLITHDSYHTGQIVFLRKLQGSWPATRSFE
- a CDS encoding CGNR zinc finger domain-containing protein; this encodes MLWDDFVNSHWHDWRGSGRSEDRLEQEKWLRQFMRQDGISAADLPDKKELRELKRLRAFLFDMIRHIAAGEAITEQHIGMLNGWMDKAPVYRKLTCITDQTISLAYIPANANWTQSMAEIAASFASVLEKGETSRIRICDNPDCLWVYYDDTRNRSKRYCDDKMCGNLMKVRRFRAKKKLSTHVSRDSEQSGKE
- a CDS encoding Tex family protein — translated: MTDKVILEMNIEEQKAQELERIVKQTAKELQLSLKQIRTTVELLDEGNTIPFIARYRKEMTGELDENQLRSIEERVTYLRNLEERKREVIRIIDEQGKLTEELKSSIEKAVKLQEVEDLYRPYRQKRKTRASVAKEKGLEPLAIWIMEQPKQGDLKQEASKYVDAEKGVESPEDAIAGAMDILAENMADDAAIRSWVRRYTMDHAMLTSEAKDADQESVYENYYNYRELAKKMPPHRILAINRGERENVLKVSLEVAADPIHNFMARQIVKGTSIVRDVLTAVIEDAYKRLIAPSIEREIRAELTEKGENQAISIFSGNLRSLLLQPPVKGRCVLGVDPAYRTGCKLAVVDDTGKLLEVAVTYPTPPNNKRKEAAEKFHELITKYGIQLIVIGNGTASRETEQFVAEVIGEMDGVELAYLIVNEAGASVYSASKLAQEEFPDLDVAERSAVSIARRVQDPLAELVKIEPKAIGVGQYQHDVSQKHLDESLKAVVESAVNHVGVDVNTASPSLLSYVAGINATLAKNIVKYRDSNGKFNNRKELQNVPRLGAKTYEQCIGFMRITEGDNPLDRTPIHPESYPVVDRLFKELAIGMDKLGTQELSDLLGQQHVGELAEALEVGVPTLRDILESLQRPGRDPREELPLPIFRTDVLKIEDLLPGMELQGTVRNVIDFGAFVDIGIKSDGLVHISQLSEGYVKHPMDVVSVGDNVTVWVLNVDLKKGRVGLTMRKPKDQQ